GACGGGTCGGCGAGCGCCACTACTGCCATGTGTACGCCTGCTCGCCGGGGGAGCGCGCCCACTACACCCGTGCGGGCAACAGCACCTTCAGCGTCTTCTCCCGGGCCCTCAGCACCGTGGTGGCGGAGGAGGCGGGCCCGAGCACGCTGCGCGAGCTCAGGGACCGGTTGCAGAGCGCGACGGACACACTGACGGCCGAGCACGGGCTGTTCCGCCAGCAGATCAGGGTGCGCACCGAGACGGAGACCGACGACTTCGTGGTCTTCGTCCGCCCCGACCGCACCGCCCACGGGGCCGCGGGCGAGCACGGCTGGGTGAAGGCGGCCCGCAAGCATCCCGCGTGGCACCAGGTCGGCGACGCCGACGGGGCCGAGGCCATGCACGCGGCCGCCATGGCACTCGTCGCCAGGATCGCCCGGCAGTCGGACCGGGACGAGGCCCTGCTGGCCGAGGACCCCTGGCGGCCGGCCGGCTTCGCCGAGCGGATGGCCGGTGGGGTGGGCTGGCTGCTGACGAAGGTCATCAATCCGGAGAAACTGGCCCTGTCCCCGGCCGAGGCCGTTCTGCTGGTCACCGTGCCCTATCTCTACGTGGCCTGCGCGAACCGCGCCGCGGTGCGGGCGCTGGAGGTCGGACCGACGAACCTCGGCCATGTCACCCATCCGAGCGCGGCCCGCGCGAGCTACGAGCAGTTCCTCCACAACCGGCAGCGGCTGACGCGTCGCGCCGTCCTCGCGGCCCGGCCGCCCGGCGGGGACGACCATGCGGCCGGCATCGCCTGGTGGCTGTTCCGCCGCTGGCTGACCCGCAAGCCCGGCGGATTCGAGGACGAGCTGCTGAACAGCCTGATCGGCCCGGTCGAGAACCTGCTGGAGGACGTCCCGGCCGACGACGACCGCGCGCTGATCGCCGAGCTGTTCGAGCTGGGCACCCTGCCGATGCTGCTGCGCTCGCTGCGCACCTCCTTCGACTCCACCACCATCCGGCCCAGGCGTCAGCTGGCCGGCGGCGCCGAGGTGGAACAGCAGGTCCGGGAGCAGTTGCTGGTCGTCCTGCTGACGGTGGCGCACCATCTGGCGATCGACCCGATCCTGCTGCCGGACGTCGTCGTGGAACACCTGGGCATCAGCTACTCGGTGGACATGGAGGAACTCCACCGGACCCTCAGGTCGGCGCGCTGGCACCAGCACGGCCGCACCCGGGTGCTCAACGCGGACTGCCACCATCCGGCGATCGGCCTGGCCCTGCGCCAGCAGGCCGCCGCCCTGGACGCGCTGCTCGGCGCGGTCGACATCCAGGCCGGCGGCGAACCCCAGCTGGAGCCGCTCCAGGACCTGCCCGCGCACGCCACCGCCGACCAGGTGCGGCCGGCCGTCGACGCCGCGGGAAAGCCCGCGTACGAGTCGACCGATCTGCGCTTCCGGCTCGCCGACGACCGCATCCAGGAACTGCTCATGGGCGAGCAGTTGTACGGCGATCCGGCGCTGGCGGTCCGGGAGCTGTACCAGAACGCCCTGGACGCCTGCCGCTACCGGCAGGCCCGCACCGCGTATCTGCGGCGGCGCCACCCCGAGCTGCCCGACTGGTCGGGGCGCATCACGTTCAGACAGGGTGTCGACGGCAGCGGGCGCGCGTACATCGAGTGCACGGACAACGGCATCGGGATGGGGGAACGCGAGCTGCGGGAGGTCTTCTCGCATGCCGGCATGAGCTTCGCCGACCTCCCCGAGTACCTCGACGAACAGGCCGAGTGGCGCAAGGCGGGCATCGAGATCCACCCCAACAGCCGGTTCGGCATCGGCGTGCTCAGCTACTTCATGATCGCCGACGACATCTCGGTGACCACCTGCCGCATGGACTGCGAGGGTCACCCCGGCCGGCGCCTCCAGGTGGACATCGCCGGACCGGGGTCCCTCTTCCGCATCCGGGACCTGGGACGGGGGCACGAGGCGCAGACGACCGTACGTCTGTACCTCCGCCCCTCCGCCACGGCGCCGTCGTGCACCGATCTGCTGCGGCGGCTGCTGTGGATCTCCGAGTACTCGGTGGTCGCCGAGGACGCGGAGACCCGGTACGAGTGGGAGCCGGACGTGCTGTCGCCGGTGGCGCCGCTGGGCGGCGACGATCCGCACGACGGCGACGCGTCGCGCTCCCGGGACGCCGTGGTGGACGCCGCGAGCCGTCCGGACGTGTGGTGGACGAACACACATGGCGGTGTCCTCGCGGACGGGGTGTGGATCGGTGTTCCGCTGTTCGGAGCCGTGGTCAACCTCACCGGGAAGCAGACGCCGAAGCTGACCGTCGACCGCAGACGCGCGCTGAGCGACGACACGGCGTATGTCATGCGACGCCTGACGGAGGAGATCCCGGCGCTGCTGCGGCCGGGGGGCACGGTCTTCGGTCACGACTGGTTGTCGGAGCTGGTCGGCCACCATCCCGCGCTTGCGGACGCGATCGCACAGGCCGCGGTGGCGTGCCGGTACGCCCCGTGGGAGATAGGCGGGCAGGAGCTGGACATCACCGCGGTGGGGTGCTTCCCGCCGGACCCGAAGATCATGTCCGGCGCCATCTGGACGGAACGCGCCGTCGCGAATGTGCCGCGTTCCGTCGTCGAGTGGCGGGTCGGGGCCTGGGCCGCGGCGGGGGCGTTTCCCGGGGTGACGCCCACGGCCCCGGAGCCGGTGGTGCGCGCGAGGCCCACGGACACCGGTCTGCTGAGGCTCTCGGACGCCTCGGACGGCGGGGCACGCTTCGCAAGTGTGCGCTACTCGGCGGAGTGGCTCGATTCCGGAACACCCGTGCCCCTCGGGCATGTGCTGGAGTTCGCGCGCGTCGTGGGATGCCGTCCGCGCGAGGCGGCGGACAGGCTCGTGGAACTTGGCCTCCGGCTGCCCTCCGGTGTCGTGCTGCCCGACGAAGTCCTGACATCCGATCTGCTCATCCTCAGCCGCGATGTCGATGGGGAGCCGCCGTGGCTGGGGGCCGACCCGGTTCCCCTCGGGCATGTGGTGGCGGTGGCCGAGCGGACCAAGCGCCGCCCCGCCCAGGTCGCGGCCAGGCTCACGGAACTCGGGCTGCGGCTCGCCGACGGAGGCGTGCTGCCCGAGACCGCCGAAGCCGGTGACTCCCAGCTCCTCGACGACGCGCATACCCCGGGAAAGCCGCCGTGGCTGGGTCCGGGCGACCAGGTGCCCCTGGGACGCGTGCTGTCCGTGGCACAGACATGGGGGCGCCGGCCCGCGGACGTGGTGGCCAGGCTCGCGGAACTCGGGCTGCGCCTTCAGGACGGGGTCGTGCCGCCCGAGTCCGTGGAGCCGGAAGACCTGGTCGTCCTGCGTCGCGGCGGCCACCCGAACGCCCCCAGGTGGTGGGACGGCAGCACGTCGGTACCCCTGGCGCACGTGCTCCTGGCCGCCCACACCCACGCCCTGGGGTGGACCACGCGGGAGGTGGCGGCCAGGCTGGTGCGGCTCGGCCTGCGTCTGCACGAGGGTGCCGTGGTGCCCGAGATCGTGGACCCCGGAGATCTCGACCTGCTCGACATCGACGGTTCCACCCGGGCGAGGGAATGGGTGAACCTCGCCGAGCCGGTTCCACCGGGGCATGTGCTGGCGGTGTCCGAGCGGACGAGGCGTCCTCCGGCGGAGGTCCTGGCCAGGCTCGGAGAACTCGGGCTGCGCCTTCCGGAGGGCATCACGCTGCCCGACGACATCGAGTCCGACGATCTCTTGATCCTCAGCGTCAGGTTCGACCGGGACCCGCCGTGGCTCGACGGCACCGGGCCGGTGGCGCTGGGGCACGTGCTGGCGGCGGCCGAGCGGGTCAAGCGACGCCCCCGGGAAGTGGTGGCCCGGCTCGCCCGGTTCGGTCTGCAACTCGCCGCGGGCACGGTGGTGCCCGAGGCCGTCGGAGTGGACGATTCGGCCATCCTCAGTCGCGACGTCGACCGGGTGGCGCCCTGGCTGGACGACGCCGAACCGGTGCCGCTGAGCCATGTGCTCGAAGCGGCCGACCAGTTGCGTCGTCGCCCCGCGCAGGTGACGTCCCGGTTCGAGGCACTCGGCCTGCGGGTGGCGGACGGCACGGACCCGCTCGCCCAGATCGAGTACGAGGACCTGCGGATCCTCAGGGACAACGAAGAGGGGTACCGGTGGCTGGACGACGAGACGTCGGTCGACCTGTACCGCGTCTTCCAGACCGCCGTCCTCAACGAACGCCCCCTGCCCGAGGTCGCCCACCGCTTCCGCGAACTCGGGCTCCCCTTGGCCGGGGACGCGGTCTACGACCGCGACCAGTGACCCTCAGTACCGCTCCGCCTTCGCCACCACCGCCGTCAGCCGTGGCTCCGGGG
This Streptomyces misionensis DNA region includes the following protein-coding sequences:
- a CDS encoding HD domain-containing protein encodes the protein MNGSYRALLIGVPAYRDPGITDLPFVKDDMAELAEALGPVGYQVHVHDVDETDRESIDDAVEAFFQSAAEGQTLLLYLSGHGIHHGGKDYLVPKGARLASHDFRGKCLSLDFSHYVERSHAGDVIVFVDACREGVDQGAMSVGNTVGWSNMRVRRVGERHYCHVYACSPGERAHYTRAGNSTFSVFSRALSTVVAEEAGPSTLRELRDRLQSATDTLTAEHGLFRQQIRVRTETETDDFVVFVRPDRTAHGAAGEHGWVKAARKHPAWHQVGDADGAEAMHAAAMALVARIARQSDRDEALLAEDPWRPAGFAERMAGGVGWLLTKVINPEKLALSPAEAVLLVTVPYLYVACANRAAVRALEVGPTNLGHVTHPSAARASYEQFLHNRQRLTRRAVLAARPPGGDDHAAGIAWWLFRRWLTRKPGGFEDELLNSLIGPVENLLEDVPADDDRALIAELFELGTLPMLLRSLRTSFDSTTIRPRRQLAGGAEVEQQVREQLLVVLLTVAHHLAIDPILLPDVVVEHLGISYSVDMEELHRTLRSARWHQHGRTRVLNADCHHPAIGLALRQQAAALDALLGAVDIQAGGEPQLEPLQDLPAHATADQVRPAVDAAGKPAYESTDLRFRLADDRIQELLMGEQLYGDPALAVRELYQNALDACRYRQARTAYLRRRHPELPDWSGRITFRQGVDGSGRAYIECTDNGIGMGERELREVFSHAGMSFADLPEYLDEQAEWRKAGIEIHPNSRFGIGVLSYFMIADDISVTTCRMDCEGHPGRRLQVDIAGPGSLFRIRDLGRGHEAQTTVRLYLRPSATAPSCTDLLRRLLWISEYSVVAEDAETRYEWEPDVLSPVAPLGGDDPHDGDASRSRDAVVDAASRPDVWWTNTHGGVLADGVWIGVPLFGAVVNLTGKQTPKLTVDRRRALSDDTAYVMRRLTEEIPALLRPGGTVFGHDWLSELVGHHPALADAIAQAAVACRYAPWEIGGQELDITAVGCFPPDPKIMSGAIWTERAVANVPRSVVEWRVGAWAAAGAFPGVTPTAPEPVVRARPTDTGLLRLSDASDGGARFASVRYSAEWLDSGTPVPLGHVLEFARVVGCRPREAADRLVELGLRLPSGVVLPDEVLTSDLLILSRDVDGEPPWLGADPVPLGHVVAVAERTKRRPAQVAARLTELGLRLADGGVLPETAEAGDSQLLDDAHTPGKPPWLGPGDQVPLGRVLSVAQTWGRRPADVVARLAELGLRLQDGVVPPESVEPEDLVVLRRGGHPNAPRWWDGSTSVPLAHVLLAAHTHALGWTTREVAARLVRLGLRLHEGAVVPEIVDPGDLDLLDIDGSTRAREWVNLAEPVPPGHVLAVSERTRRPPAEVLARLGELGLRLPEGITLPDDIESDDLLILSVRFDRDPPWLDGTGPVALGHVLAAAERVKRRPREVVARLARFGLQLAAGTVVPEAVGVDDSAILSRDVDRVAPWLDDAEPVPLSHVLEAADQLRRRPAQVTSRFEALGLRVADGTDPLAQIEYEDLRILRDNEEGYRWLDDETSVDLYRVFQTAVLNERPLPEVAHRFRELGLPLAGDAVYDRDQ